The window ATGACAGTTTGCAGGGTTCATAGAAGTACATTTTAGACATTTTTGTTAAATATATTTTGTTACCGTAAGTGAAGTAACACTACCAAAAATGAACTTATTTTGGATCAACCGATTAAGGATATGTATTCCGGACCATTATAGTCGTTTATTGCAAGTAAGTAGAGCAAAAATGCTGTGTTATGTTTGTAACCTAAAGAATACTCGGACAATCCAAACTGCAAGCATGGCTCTGACAGTTGTTCTCCATTGAGAAGTTGCTACTATTAGTAGTATATTACTGCCATTTTGAAGAAGCATTGTTTTTTCGCCATAAGATCAATATCATTCAACTAAGTCAAGCTAGTCGAGCTGCATGATTACTAAAACATCAGGAGAGTCAACGAACGGATTTTACTTCCACTGCAGAAAATCCAAGAAAACTGACCTATATAAGCAAcaaaaagcaagaaagtaaaGGGTCTTTCTAATCTGTAACTAGTAACTATCACATTCTTTTTTATAGCCGTATGTTCACAAACTCAATCAGCTCTAAGTTTAATTTTGATTTAGAAAGACTTTATAGTTGCAGGAGACGAGATGTCTGAAAGTAGAATGGTTCATCTCAGGTTAGAAATGAGAAAAGTAATACGCAAGGGTGATTTTGCTACTAAACTTACCGTCTGATTATTAACAAGCAAATGCAGAGGCTAGACACTTCTGATTCAACATAGCAAGGCCTTTTACGTCAAGAACTAGAATGCTGCTGTTGATCTCCTAATACCTGTACGTATGGCAATGGTAAGAAGTGAATTAGAGGACAAAAATGAAGCATTTTCAATATACAATCACTAAGCATCTATGTTTATAAGAGCTGCACTCCACAATATCAATATGCTAAAGCTGTCTGTAAGTACAGAAAAAAAAGATCCAAATCTCATTCTTCAATCTGGTCATGTAAATCTTGTTTTAGCTTTCAACCGTTGACATTTTTAAGTCGCAAGGAGGATTGgtgaataaataaaaaagggaaaGTCATGTATAAGAAAACAGAagtattggaacaaacaaagcaGCTTCCCATTATAGATGTAAGAAAGGCAAAATCTTCTTAACTTAAACTGTTTTTGaaattcaccacacacaagcaagcAGACAGAGGGACATTCATATATATAGCAGGATATTCATGGAAACTTAAAATTAAAGCAAAATGAAACAGATTTTACCAACTTCAGAGACTAACAACTCAACACTTCACATATGGTCATTGTTCAAGATAATGAGATTTACACCAATGACCCTAATATCCCATCACATTCTCCCAAACAAACCCAAGCTCTACAATTTGCTAATTTGGACTTTGTCCAAATTGACTTATTAATGAATATATACCTAGTTTATACTGCAAAAAATTGAATAAGTAGAACAAGTTACAATAGCGCAGTCGCCAGTCAGTTTAAATACTACAGTTGCAGCACCATGTTACCGAAAGTTAACATCAAAACAGCTACCACTTCAACTTGCAACGGGTTTAAGTAAAATAACAATCTACATCAACCCAGCCCAACGAATAATAGTGTCcattaagaaaatcaaatttTGATTAACAGACCAAAATAAAGTTCAATTTCAGAATGGTGGTGCTAAGAAATGAAAAATTTAGTCACTATTGAATTAAGAGTACCTCTAATATTAGGCACTTCAGAGTAATGGGGTTCCATATTCCTACATAAGAATTTCTTTTTGGTTTATTTCCCATATATTGCATTACATAATTATCAAGTCCTAGTAGTTCTTTCTCACAGTACGTGGGGATCTAAATGATTTTATAGCTACCCTAAATAACAATATACAAGGCAAGAACTAGCAATCTAGATGTCAAGTATTGAAATTTTAggcaaaaaagtaaaaataaaaagggagactTTTATGAAAGACCTGCCTCTGAAGTATCACTACGACACGCCCAAAAACAAATAGTTCTCCGATTTTAAATTATTTGCAAAATTCACACCAATTCGTATGAGAAGCACCTTTGATTGAAACAAAATGAACTACAGATTTCATTAATAAGATGCTAATAAACCAGAGGTTTTACATATAGTTTGACTGAATAAGTCATTTGATTTACATCACTAACCCTAACATCCAACAAAAGGCAGAAAACCAAAACCCTAAATCAGAGAACACGAATTCACCATAACCATAAGCACAACAAAGCATCTTCCTAAGCCCTTTCTCCACGAATCCTCCTAGCGAGCTGAATGTCCTTTGGCATTATGGTGACCCTCTTAGCGTGAATGGCGCAGAGATTGGTGTCTTCGAAGAGCCCAACTAGGTAAGCTTCGGCTGCCTCTTGAAGAGCAGCAACAGCACTGCTCTGGAACCTCAGATCTGTCTTGAAATCCTGAGCTATTTCCCTCACCAGCCTCTGAAATGGCAGCTTCCTTATCAACAACTCAGTAGATTTCTGGTACTTCCTGATTTCCCTGAGAGCCACAGTTCCTGGGCGGAAACGGTGAGGCTTCTTCACACCTCCGGTAGCCGGAGCTGACTTTCTCGCAGCCTTGGTAGCTAGCTGCTTCCTTGGAGCCTTTCCACCAGTGGATTTGCGAGCAGTTTGCTTGGTACGAGCCATTTCAAATGTATGATAACAATATGAAAGACTTTGCAGATCCGGAAATGCTTTGATTGTTCAATAGTAGTGGTGAATTTGAGAGATGTGTAACGGGGAAGTTATATAGGAGGGAAATGGGGCGggaattttggaaaattttgaaactttttgGCGTTGAGGGGATTGAGAGTGAATGAAGACAGTTGATTGGTTGAGATTTTGCGTCAACGGTGGAGATTGGAGAAGAGGTGATAGCTCGGGTAGTAATCTATGTTGTAACTAAGAAATCTAGACCTCAAATAATAGTACAGAAATGTATATCTATTAGAAACACTAGTTAACATCCtatacaattaaaatatttattttatcctaTATACTTACTTTACAAACTTATTTTACCCTGTATAAGTGTATCCACATCTTTCCCCTCCCTTCAAGAACGCAGAGacactgttttcgatagacccacAGCTTAGGAAAGGTAAAAGGAAAGGCAACAACAAGCACACTAATCAGAAAgtcgaagaaaaaaaaatacaaaactaacacTAGGTACTGCAATCACCAAGTTGAAACGAAAGCAACAAGTAATAATCGAAGTCAAGGAATACGAAAATACACAAATGACACTAAGTCATGCATTAAAGTTACTGTTATAGACAAGGACAACGCTACACTATTGTTTGCAATAAATTTTCaagatatgaaaaataaaatacaatcacaaaataagagaaaatatttttactaatcaATTGTGAGTACAATTCTGTTTCCTTGATCTCTAGCTTCTTGAACTATTTAATTGTCAAGAAGTATCCGGCCATattttgatctctttgtgaatatcCCAAGAGGTTATGAAATTTTTGAGACGCCTCTTCAAGAGAATATATATCCCTTTATATAGGTGTGAGTAGGGTTTAGGGTAGAATAACCTCCAAGCAACCctaatatcttgaatttaaaattttgctTGATCCGCTAAAATTTTCTACTTCAAGTTATGGCATGGTGCAGACTTTTCGAACCTTGAAGACATGTCTTGGAGTATCCGTGACCCGGAAGACGATGCACGATTTTTGTTGGCCTTCCATGTAATCCAAATCGTTGCTGGCACATGTGGCTTGCCTTTACTTTCTTCAAATGTAGCTTgagtaaaaagaaaatatattcttCAAGTCGTGTATGATTACTCGACAAATATCCTTATTATCCAAATAGTAGGCTTTAAATAATATCTAGCAAGAGGCATCATATTCCAAAGTTTAGTGCCTAAATTTgactaaaacaaaagacttgCATGAATTTTGTGTTACTGTATAAGGTCATACAATAATGCTTTTTGCAAATAAGTCCAAAGAGCCACAAAAACAGTGTAGGATATTCCACGTAGACAATGAGACTTTAATTCCCCAATTGTATTGAAATTGGTGTTTCAACGGATAAAGATTTCCAGCTGAATTAGCATTCTTCACACGCTGCTAGAAAACTGTCTAAAATCGTTCaaaaataccgaccgaaatcgatgaaaaactaaaaaaaaatgacTGATTTGCGACCGACTTTAATTAGTCGAAATTAGGTTAATCAGTCAAAAATAATGACCGATCGGTCGGTAAATTAATTTAAcgacccaaaaaagaaaaaatctagCGAAAAACCGACCGAAGTCAGTCGGTATTtttaattatgcaattaaaaAATGCACCATCTGGGACTCGAACCAGGGTCTGTACTAtcgcaggatactattctaccactagactatTGTTACATTTTGATTTAAgactttcttttaatttatttgtactctttaattgcattttcgcgcgaaaataaccgaccgatttcaatcgattttattaaaaatataaaattaacgaCCGGCTTCAGTCGGTTTTTTTAAATAGACTGACTGGAATAACCGACCGATTTAGGTCGATTTTTATATTAGTTTTAATTTACTTTATATGAAAAATcgatcgatttcggtcggtttCTTAAAAAGTAAATATCGCGGGATGCTAAAATAGTTTCCCGTATTTTTGCGCCAAAAAAATCGATCGAAGTCGGTCGTTtcgtaaaaaaataaattaaaaaataaaatattttgaaaaattgacCGACTTCGATCGATTGTTCGATCGATTTTTTGACCGACCGAAGTTGATCGGTTTGTCGCGATCGATTTTGGCTGAATTTATAGTTGTGACATGATCACATCTATTCACGCAAACTCCATCTAGGTCTTTAAGTGCTTAACTGACTCATCCCTCTATAAAAGTTGCTCACGTTGTGATAATTTATGTAAGACTTTTCAACATCTCAAGAGGGTACGAGACATGGGTCATGCCTTTGTCTACTTCAAGAAAGTGCGGCCACGATCATTTCAAATGGGAGACTTGGTCCTAGTTGTTCGAAGACCCATAATCCTCAACAAATGAATGAGCAATAAGTTTACTTCAAAATGAGATAGTCCATATGATGTGAAGGAAGCCTATTCAAGTATACAAAATCGTTGATCAGGATGGTCTCAGAGTTTGTCTAATCAACATCAAATTTCTGAAGCAGTACTTCCCATGAAAGTCACATATGCTCCTCGGTGCACGaacctaaactgcaagtcatgatgctccttgacgcatgagcctaaactgcaagtcatgatgcTCCTCGATGCAcaagcctaaactgcaagtcatgatgctcattgacgcatgagcctaaactgcactTTGCTATGCTCCTCAACGCACAAGCCTAAATTTCAAGTCATGACGCTCCTTGACACATGAGCCTAAAATGCACGTTGTTGCACTCCTTGATGTATGAGCCTAAGCTGCATGTTGCTACACTCCTGTCCTGCATGAGTCTAAACTCTGTACGGgcataaaaaaaaagagtttgctaggttgaaaacctcgaaagaggtgACATAGGAAAAAGTTAAAACCAAaaaaagtccgctaggttgaaaacctcgcgAGAGACAGCCTAAACAAAAATTAGgacattaaaataataaaaataaaactcatCCCTCTGAACTACGTTAAGACTTGATcttcttcaccgaggtacgtaggcagcttagaattcattctaagttcagtcacaTGAGTTTTACAAAAAAAGGTTTGGCTTATGGAATCATCACATTAACTCTTTTAAGTATAGAGGGCGTATATAAATACGAGAAAGAAAACGATTTGCATTGAAGTGTAAACGATATTTTATTGCTTCAATATGACAAAAGTTGATACATCCAAAAATGTGGAGACGATAGAAATTAAACATTATCCTATACA is drawn from Nicotiana tabacum cultivar K326 chromosome 22, ASM71507v2, whole genome shotgun sequence and contains these coding sequences:
- the LOC107824614 gene encoding histone H3.2, coding for MARTKQTARKSTGGKAPRKQLATKAARKSAPATGGVKKPHRFRPGTVALREIRKYQKSTELLIRKLPFQRLVREIAQDFKTDLRFQSSAVAALQEAAEAYLVGLFEDTNLCAIHAKRVTIMPKDIQLARRIRGERA